A stretch of Allostreptomyces psammosilenae DNA encodes these proteins:
- a CDS encoding DUF5703 family protein yields MGEYEFHELTLPRGTSRSAARQLLTDHAEYGHWELARVRLYRDGSRRVVLRRRIIRQRAFLPRA; encoded by the coding sequence ATGGGCGAGTATGAATTCCACGAGTTGACCCTGCCGCGCGGCACCTCCCGGAGCGCGGCCCGGCAGTTGCTGACCGACCACGCGGAGTACGGCCACTGGGAACTGGCCCGGGTACGCCTGTACCGGGACGGCTCCCGGCGCGTCGTGCTGCGCCGACGCATCATCCGCCAGCGAGCCTTCCTCCCGAGAGCGTGA
- a CDS encoding chaplin, giving the protein MLVVATGGVLAPTAGAAYAAEADGAAVDSPGVASGNSIQVPIDIPINICGNTVNVIGVLNPTVGNVCANTSVDGEDDAEQGPGPDGGPGSDVVDGDGAAGAEASSVAAGSPGVLSGNSVQIPVHVPLNVCGNSVDVVGVLNPTTGNECDNVAVEEPERTTPGDDGDTGPEDGGDDCDKECGPAPEGDKPDDDEVDGAGDSPDQEKDDDEVAAAGPAEVAPAADERAVAAAPGVLAETGAGTDMAVAAGLGAALIAGGGLLYRRRAGARG; this is encoded by the coding sequence ATGCTGGTTGTGGCCACGGGAGGCGTGCTGGCGCCCACCGCGGGTGCCGCATACGCCGCTGAGGCGGATGGGGCCGCTGTCGACTCGCCCGGTGTGGCCTCCGGGAACAGCATCCAGGTGCCGATCGACATCCCGATCAACATCTGCGGCAACACCGTCAACGTCATCGGCGTGCTCAATCCGACTGTCGGCAACGTCTGCGCCAACACGTCCGTCGACGGCGAGGACGACGCCGAGCAGGGGCCCGGCCCCGACGGCGGCCCCGGTAGCGACGTGGTCGACGGCGACGGGGCGGCCGGCGCGGAGGCGTCCAGTGTCGCGGCGGGCTCCCCGGGCGTGCTCTCCGGCAACAGCGTGCAGATCCCGGTGCACGTCCCGCTGAACGTCTGCGGCAACAGCGTGGACGTCGTCGGCGTCCTCAACCCCACCACGGGCAACGAGTGCGACAACGTCGCCGTGGAGGAGCCGGAGCGCACCACCCCCGGTGACGACGGCGACACCGGGCCCGAGGACGGCGGAGACGACTGCGACAAGGAGTGCGGCCCGGCGCCGGAGGGCGACAAGCCCGACGACGACGAGGTCGACGGCGCCGGCGACTCCCCGGACCAGGAGAAGGACGACGACGAGGTCGCCGCCGCCGGACCGGCGGAGGTGGCTCCGGCCGCCGACGAGCGCGCCGTCGCCGCCGCCCCGGGCGTCCTCGCGGAGACCGGCGCCGGCACCGACATGGCGGTGGCGGCCGGTCTGGGCGCCGCGCTGATCGCCGGCGGCGGGCTGCTGTACCGGCGCCGCGCGGGCGCCCGGGGCTGA
- a CDS encoding chaplin, translating to MKLIKMLAVAAAGTGLVLGGAGVASADAEAEGEAIGSPGIVSGNVIQAPIHIPANVCGNTIDIIGVLNPAGGNACVNAEEEEEEEF from the coding sequence ATGAAGCTCATCAAGATGCTCGCGGTCGCAGCCGCCGGCACCGGCCTCGTGCTCGGCGGCGCCGGTGTCGCCAGCGCGGACGCGGAGGCGGAGGGTGAAGCGATCGGGTCCCCGGGCATCGTCTCGGGGAACGTCATCCAGGCCCCGATCCACATCCCGGCCAACGTCTGCGGCAACACGATCGACATCATCGGCGTGCTGAACCCCGCGGGCGGCAACGCATGCGTGAACGCGGAAGAGGAAGAGGAAGAGGAGTTCTAG
- a CDS encoding M20/M25/M40 family metallo-hydrolase — protein sequence MSEPSTTGAVSVGKPDAEVVELCRDLIRIDTSNYGDQPGPGERAAAEFVAEKLAEVGLEPRIYESRPGRASTIVRVPGEDSSRPALLIHGHTDVVPANADDWTYHPFSGEIADGCVWGRGAVDMKDFDAMTLSVVRDRMRSGRRPPRDLVLAFLADEEAGGTYGARYLVDNHPELFEGVTEAIGEVGGFSFTVNENLRLYLVETAEKGIHWMRLTVDGRAGHGSMTNEDNAVTELCEAVARVGRHRFPVRVTKTVRSFLDELSDALGVELDPEDMDATLAKLGGIARMIGTTLRNTAQPTMLGAGYKVNVIPGQATAHLDARFLPGYEEEFLEQLDELLGPRVRREDVHADKALETSFDGALVEAMQTSLSAFDPAARAVPYMLSGGTDAKSFSDLGIRCFGFAPLRLPPEMDFAGMFHGVDERVPVDGLTFGANVLDRFLDLC from the coding sequence GTGAGCGAGCCGAGCACGACCGGAGCGGTTTCGGTCGGGAAGCCGGACGCCGAGGTGGTGGAGCTGTGCCGGGACCTGATCCGGATAGACACCAGCAACTACGGCGACCAGCCCGGGCCGGGGGAGCGGGCCGCGGCGGAGTTCGTGGCGGAGAAGCTGGCCGAGGTGGGGCTGGAGCCGCGGATCTACGAGTCGCGGCCGGGGCGCGCCAGCACGATCGTGCGGGTGCCCGGGGAGGACTCCTCGCGGCCCGCGCTGCTGATCCACGGGCACACGGACGTGGTGCCGGCCAACGCCGACGACTGGACGTACCACCCGTTCTCCGGCGAGATCGCCGACGGGTGCGTCTGGGGGCGGGGCGCCGTGGACATGAAGGACTTCGACGCCATGACGCTCTCCGTGGTGCGGGACCGGATGCGCAGCGGGCGCAGGCCGCCCCGTGACCTGGTGCTGGCGTTCCTGGCCGACGAGGAGGCCGGCGGGACGTACGGGGCCCGGTACCTCGTGGACAACCACCCGGAGCTGTTCGAGGGCGTCACCGAGGCGATCGGCGAGGTGGGCGGCTTCTCGTTCACGGTGAACGAGAACCTGCGGCTGTACCTGGTGGAGACGGCGGAGAAGGGCATCCACTGGATGCGGCTGACCGTCGACGGCCGGGCCGGGCACGGCTCGATGACCAACGAGGACAACGCCGTCACCGAGCTGTGCGAGGCCGTGGCGCGGGTCGGCCGGCACCGCTTCCCCGTCCGGGTCACCAAGACGGTGCGCTCGTTCCTGGACGAGCTCTCCGACGCGCTGGGCGTGGAGCTCGACCCGGAGGACATGGACGCCACGCTGGCCAAGCTGGGCGGGATCGCGCGGATGATCGGCACCACGCTGCGCAACACCGCGCAGCCCACCATGCTGGGCGCCGGTTACAAGGTCAACGTGATCCCCGGGCAGGCCACCGCGCACCTGGACGCCCGCTTCCTGCCGGGCTACGAGGAGGAGTTCCTGGAGCAGCTCGACGAACTGCTCGGCCCGCGGGTGCGGCGGGAGGACGTGCACGCCGACAAGGCGCTGGAGACCAGCTTCGACGGGGCGCTGGTGGAGGCCATGCAGACGTCGCTGAGCGCCTTCGACCCGGCGGCGCGGGCCGTGCCGTACATGCTCTCCGGCGGCACGGACGCGAAGTCCTTCTCCGACCTCGGCATCCGCTGCTTCGGCTTCGCGCCGCTGCGGCTGCCCCCGGAGATGGACTTCGCCGGGATGTTCCACGGGGTGGACGAGCGGGTGCCGGTGGACGGGCTTACCTTCGGCGCCAACGTGCTGGACCGCTTCCTCGACCTGTGCTGA